CCAGCAGCCCCCAGACGCGAAAGTCCGCGCTGGCAAAGATCTCGCGCACGCCGCCGGCCTGGGTGTGTGTGTCTTGCCGGGTCTCGGCAAAGCCGTACCAGCACATCGCCCACAGCACGAGCGCATAGCCGCTCATGCCCGCGAGCACCCAGCGCCAACCGGCATGCTGCGCGACAAAGGCGCCCAGAATCGGCGCCACCAATGCCACGAAACCCAGCCCGGTGAGACCACGCGCCATCACATGAGGGCCGTCGCGCGCCGGATGCAGATCGCGTACGGCCGCACGTGCGCACACCAGGATGGCCGCCATGGCGAAACCCTGCATGGCACGCGCTGCCGTCAGCATTGGCGCGGTCATCGACAGGGCGCCGGCCAGCGCCGCAAGGGCGTAGCACGCCAGCCCGATCAGCAGCACCTGCCGACGGCCAAACCGATCGGCAAGGCTGCCCATCGGCAGTTGCCCAATGCCAAAGGCCAGCGCGAAAACCGTGAGGCTCGTGCTGACCGAGCCCAGCGCCTGGGCAATCGCGGGCAGGGCGGGGAGGTAGCTGTCGGTCGCCACTGGCTGCGCAGACAGCAACAGCGGCAGCAGCAGGGCAAAGCTCAGCGGGCGACGCGTCATCGAACTCAGTAGGCAATGGCTGCCGTACGCCGCAGTTCTTCTGCAGTTGCGGTGCCAAAGCCGAAGAATTCCAGGTAGGCGGGAATCATCTCGAACAGCATGTCGGTGCCCACCTGGACTTCGCAGCCCTTGTCGAGCGCCGCGCGCAGCAACGGAGTGAATTCCGACTTCATGACCACCTCGCCGACAAAGCAGCTGGGCGCGATGCGTGATACGTCGAAGGGCAGCGGGTCGTCGTCCTTCATGCCCACCGGGGTGGCGTTGACGACGACGTCGAAGCCGTCCGGGTCATTCGAGCCGGTGCGCACCACCAACGCCGGGTAGTGCTCGC
This genomic window from Ralstonia insidiosa contains:
- a CDS encoding MFS transporter, with the translated sequence MTRRPLSFALLLPLLLSAQPVATDSYLPALPAIAQALGSVSTSLTVFALAFGIGQLPMGSLADRFGRRQVLLIGLACYALAALAGALSMTAPMLTAARAMQGFAMAAILVCARAAVRDLHPARDGPHVMARGLTGLGFVALVAPILGAFVAQHAGWRWVLAGMSGYALVLWAMCWYGFAETRQDTHTQAGGVREIFASADFRVWGLLAATTYAGMFCFLLLSPMVYIAYLGLSPALYGWIPAGGSLVYIVSTTVCRRLLRHQSLVRTVQQGATLSLCGAGIQALGCWLLPGEAWPLLLGHGVYCMGHGIHQPCGQAGAVGELPHLAGRAVSWSGFIMMLAAFCLGQTAAAFDNPSHSLGAWPMVVPMMLAGTVLASIAFVWLPRLPRPSNLQRVAA